A segment of the Silvanigrella paludirubra genome:
TTTTATAGCTAGGCAAAAGTTTTACAAAATTCCCAATAGTAATGTAAGCTAAATCTTCTATACCATGAAAATTATTTAAAAAACTATTTAAATTAAATGATAATTTAGAATTCTCATTTTTAAAATTTAAATTATATTCCTTTTCAATATTCAAAAAACATTTTTCAATTTCCTGAAAAAGAGATTCAATTAAGATGGGCTTACTTAAAAAACCATCCATACCTATTGAAAAACAGTGATCTTTATCTTCTTTCATTGAACTTGCTGTTAAAGCAATAATACGTGGTCTTTTCTTATTTAACTTTTCATATTTTTTAATAATTAGTTTTGTTGCTTCAAATCCATCAAGCTCTGGCATATGACTATCCATAAAAATAAGGTCATAATTATTTGTATCTATTTTTTCTAAAGCAATGATACCATTGGTAGCTAAATCGGGTTTATATCCAAATTTTTCAAGAATTCCATTAATTACTTGATAATTAATTTTATTATCTTCAACGACTAAAATATTTAATGGATATTTTTTTTCCATAAATGAATCAAAAATGAATGAGGGCTTATTTAATTTCAATTTTTGATTTTCATCTAAATTTTGAGCTGTAAAAGTAAAGAAAAATACAGAACCTTTCTCTTTTATACTCTCTAACCAAATGGTACCACCCATTAATTCACAAAGCCCTTTGCAAATGGCAAGCCCTAGTCCTGTTCCCCCATAAACTCTTGTTGTTGAAGCATCTACTTGTGAAAAATTTTGGAATAATTTACTTTGATTTTCTTTTGAAATTCCTAAACCTGTATCTTCAACTGAAATTTCAATTACTAAATTATTATCAATATCATTAATTAATTTTGAGAAGATTCTAACATATCCTCTTTCTGTAAACTTAATTGCATTTGTAACTAAATTCATTAATATTTGTCTAAATTGATTAGGAGAACCTAAAATCCATTCTGGAATTAAAGGATCACATTTATAGGATAGAATAAGACCTTTTACAGAGGCTTGATTATTTAATAATTCAACAATTTCAAAACAACTTTTATTTAAATTAAATGGTATTTTTTCTAAATTTAACTTTCCAGCTTCAAGTTTTGAAAAATCTAAGACATCGTTAACTAAATTTAATAAAACACTTCCGCAATTTTGGATTATTTTTAATTTTTCAATTTGGTTAGGCAAAGAATTATTATCTAATAATAAATCACACATACCAATTATTCCATTCATTGGTGTTCTAATTTCATGGCTTATATTTGCTAAAAATTCAGATTTAGCTTTTGCAGCAGCCTGAGCATCTTCTTTATTTTTATATAATTCTGTTATATCGTCTAAAACGGTTAATAAATACCTATAACCTTCATTTGAATTTGTTTTAATTGGAATTTTTCTTGTTTGTACTAATATTTTCCCTTTATGAGGAACTAAAGTTTCTGCAGCTTCAATTTTTAGAACAGTTTCGTTTTTAATAACTTCTAAATCCCAATTATGATATTTATCTGCAATTTCTTTAGGATAGTGATCGTATACATTTTTTCCAATTGCATCTTCAGCAGAACGCATTAAAATTTGTTCCGCCCCTTTACTCCATATTAAATTTCTAAAATCATTTTTTACATCTTTTACTATAATTGCAGATGGAATATTTTGTAAAATGATATCCAAAAAAATTCTTTTTTCTAATATCTCTAATTGAATTTTTTTAACATTATCAGACAAAATTTTATTTTCTGTTATATCTGTAAATTCAGTTATTACAAAAAGTATTTTTGTACTTTTTTGATGAAAAATAACGGTTGTATTTATACGTAACCAAATTATTTCTTTTTTCTTATTTCTTAGACCAATCACAATATTTCTTAAATTTTCTCCTTCTTCCAAAGAAATATTAGATGGAAATTTATATTTATTAATTTTTTTTCCATCTTCATTCAGGATGTCAATTTGATCTAAGAAAAAATTAAGATTTAACGATTCATTAGATTTTAATTTTAAAATATCTAAAGCTGTTTTATTGAATTTATTAATTTCTCCATTTTCGTCTTGAACTAAAAAAGCATTATTCATATTATCAAATATGGTATTTAAATGATTTTTTAATTTATAATAGTTATTATTTTCAATTCGTAGATCTAAAATTTTTATAACTTGTTTTGAAAGTTTTTCAAGATGCTTTTTTTGCTCTTTTGTTAATTTTTTTGGTTTTTGATCAATTACACACAATGTTCCTATTATATTTCCATTTGAAGAAATTAATGGTGCCCCTGCATAAAATCGAATAAAAGGCTCTCCAACCACTAACGGATTATCAAAAAAACGTTTATCTTTTTTAGCATCTTGTATTTCTAAGATTTTAGTTTGATGAATGGCATGACCACAAAAGGAGATTTTTCTCGATGTTTCTTCAATTTTTAAACCATGTTTTGACTTAAACCATTGCCTATTTTTATCAACTAAACTAATTAGAGATATAGATGTTTTACAAATAGAAGAAGCTAATAGAGTAATGTCATCAAATATTTCTTCATTTTCTGTATCTAGAATATAATAATTTTCTAACGTATTTATTCTATCTTTTTCATTTATACAATTACAAGCGAATTCCATTTAATATTCCTAAGTAATTTTTATTTTTATCGGAATATTTTTATTTTATTTAAGTCATATGCTGATATACTGCGGGAATAACAGATTTTAATTTATGTTTATCACCAATCATAGCCTCCGAATGCCCGATAAACAAATAACCTTTTTTAGAAAGGCATCCAGAAAGTTTTAAAATTGTTTCTTCTACCACATTTTGAGTAAAATATATCATTACATTTCGACAAAAAATAACATCAAATTTATAGGGAAAAGAGTATGTTTCATTTCTTAAATTAAATTTACTAAATTCAATCATACTTCTGAATTTTTCTTTTACTTGATAATTTTGCGTTTTTAAATCTTTGTCAAAATATTTTAATAAAAGATCGGGAGTGATATTTTCAGAAATTTCTGGTCTATATATTCCTAATTTTGCTTTTTCAAGCACCTGAGTATTTAGATCTGTTGCATGCATTTTTATGCTAAGTTTTGGATAATTGCCTAAATATTCTAAGATAGTCATGAGTATTGTATAAGGCTCTTCTCCCGTACTTGCCGCTGCACACCAAACTCGTATTTCATTTCTTTTTTCTTTTTCAAGATCTTTTTCAATTATTGATAAAGTCTTCTTTAAAAAAGTGAAATGTTCATTTTCTCTAAAAAAATGAGTAGTATTTGTTGTTAATACCTCTAAAAACTCATTCATAATATCTGCTACACCAGATTCAATTAATTTAATAAAATCTTTATAAGAACTACAATCATGTTTTCTTAATACACGATGCATTCTATTTGACATTAATGAAAAATTTTTATCACTTGAATCCATATAAATACCAGTGCGTTCTAAAAGGATTTTTGCTAAACTATTAAATCCTTCAATGTCTGATATAAGCTCCTCATGTGTAATTGAATTTTTTTGAGGAGTTTCACTCACTTTTTTACCCTCATCAAGTTGAACGAATTCAGAAATACCATAGCTTATATCGGTTCTTTTAAATTATTTTTAGTAAGACTGTCGGATTTTCAACACAAGAATTTTGTATTGATAGATATTAAAACGATAATGTTCGTAGCAGGTCGAAAAGTAACAATTTATTGGAGCAAAACTATGACTTACTTGAAGGATCATCTGGTACTTGTTGTCGATGATGAGCCTGATTTAAGAGAAATGCTGGTTTCCGAGCTTCAATCTATTGATACAAAAACACGTGAAGCTAAAAATGGAAAAGAAGGCATTCATATTGTTAAATCAGAAAAAATTGATTTAATCATAAGTGATGTCCGTATGCCTGGTGGAAATGGAATAGAGCTTCTTGATGAAACAAAAAAATTAAACTTAAGAAAACCAATTTTTCTATTTATTACAGCTTTTTCAGATGTAACACGTGAAGAAATTCATGCTCATGGAGCAGAAGGTCTTATTTCTAAACCATTTGACCTTCCTGATTTAATAAAAAATTTAGAGTGGTTATGTTCCCCTTCACACGAACGTTACGCTATAAAACCAAGTTCACAAATAGAAATCGAAATTAAAATCAATCAAGACCCTAATGAAAAAACTCCATTTTTAATGGGACGTGGCGGAGCATTAATACCAACTGGGAAAAATCTTCTTGAAGCAGGCATTTTTATTCAATTAGACATTACATTTTTAAATGGCAAAAAAATAATAGGTATTGCTGAAGTTTTATGGAATGGAAATAGTAACACAAATGGAGAATATTGTGCTGGCGTTGAGTTTAAATATTTTAATGATGAAACAAGAGGATTTGCAATTGAGACATTAGAAAAATGCAATTCAATTGCATATGTTCCAGAAAGATCTGAAAAATTTGATAGCTAAAAGTTATTTTTTTCCAGCTAAAGAATGAACATATTCAGCTAAATCAAGTCTATCTTTTTCATTTGGAACTTGAGTTTTGAAACTTGCCATTCCTGTTCCTGCAACCCCTTCTTCAATCACTTTAGCAATGTACTTCACAGCAGGAAGATTATTCTTATTGTGCTTAAATTGGCCTGTGGTTAAATTCGTTGCTTTCATAGCTTGACCAGTAGGATTATCTGCTTTTCCTGTAGGACCATGACAAAGGGTACAAGTTGCTTGTTCATAAAGCTTTTTACCATTAGCTAGTTGTTCTGCAGAGGGTCCTTTTGGCGGAGCTGCATTTGCTACCTCTGACTCCATGACAACAGGAGCAGCTGCATTTTCAGCAATCGTTTCATTTGATCCTTTATTAAATTTCAAAAGATCGTATCTATATAGAACGATAAAAACAACAAAAAGAGTAATCAACGTAGAAACAATTAGTATACGGGCTGGAGCCTTCACATTATCCCCCTTAAAGGTTCTGAAAAAAAATAAACGACACTATTAATTTAAAGCTGTTTTTAAAGTAGATTCAAGTTGCTGAGGATTTACCTCTAACAATCTCCCATTTAAATAAAATGTTGGTGTTCCTTTAAATCCTGTTGATGAATTAAATTGTCCTTGTACTTTTAAAATATATTCGTTTGATTCATTTGATGTTAAACAACTTGAAAAAGCATTGATATCTAATTTTGTTTCTTTAGCAACTTCAATTGCAACATCACTAAACGCTTTTGTAGGATCTACACCAGTAGGAACATTTGCTTTTGCATATGGAACTTGAAATGCTTTTGAATGATAATCCCAAAATAAGCTTTCTCCTTGTTTCGTTGCACAATAGGCACCACGAACCAATGACCCACTTAATCCTTGAGGAGATAATGGGTACGCAATATTGATAAATTTAACTTTTGAAGAAAACTCTTTTACAATTTTTTCCATTACTGGTTCAGACTCTCTACAATGTGCACATAGATAATCAGCTACTTCTA
Coding sequences within it:
- a CDS encoding CheR family methyltransferase, with amino-acid sequence MSETPQKNSITHEELISDIEGFNSLAKILLERTGIYMDSSDKNFSLMSNRMHRVLRKHDCSSYKDFIKLIESGVADIMNEFLEVLTTNTTHFFRENEHFTFLKKTLSIIEKDLEKEKRNEIRVWCAAASTGEEPYTILMTILEYLGNYPKLSIKMHATDLNTQVLEKAKLGIYRPEISENITPDLLLKYFDKDLKTQNYQVKEKFRSMIEFSKFNLRNETYSFPYKFDVIFCRNVMIYFTQNVVEETILKLSGCLSKKGYLFIGHSEAMIGDKHKLKSVIPAVYQHMT
- a CDS encoding c-type cytochrome — encoded protein: MKAPARILIVSTLITLFVVFIVLYRYDLLKFNKGSNETIAENAAAPVVMESEVANAAPPKGPSAEQLANGKKLYEQATCTLCHGPTGKADNPTGQAMKATNLTTGQFKHNKNNLPAVKYIAKVIEEGVAGTGMASFKTQVPNEKDRLDLAEYVHSLAGKK
- a CDS encoding ATP-binding protein, which translates into the protein MEFACNCINEKDRINTLENYYILDTENEEIFDDITLLASSICKTSISLISLVDKNRQWFKSKHGLKIEETSRKISFCGHAIHQTKILEIQDAKKDKRFFDNPLVVGEPFIRFYAGAPLISSNGNIIGTLCVIDQKPKKLTKEQKKHLEKLSKQVIKILDLRIENNNYYKLKNHLNTIFDNMNNAFLVQDENGEINKFNKTALDILKLKSNESLNLNFFLDQIDILNEDGKKINKYKFPSNISLEEGENLRNIVIGLRNKKKEIIWLRINTTVIFHQKSTKILFVITEFTDITENKILSDNVKKIQLEILEKRIFLDIILQNIPSAIIVKDVKNDFRNLIWSKGAEQILMRSAEDAIGKNVYDHYPKEIADKYHNWDLEVIKNETVLKIEAAETLVPHKGKILVQTRKIPIKTNSNEGYRYLLTVLDDITELYKNKEDAQAAAKAKSEFLANISHEIRTPMNGIIGMCDLLLDNNSLPNQIEKLKIIQNCGSVLLNLVNDVLDFSKLEAGKLNLEKIPFNLNKSCFEIVELLNNQASVKGLILSYKCDPLIPEWILGSPNQFRQILMNLVTNAIKFTERGYVRIFSKLINDIDNNLVIEISVEDTGLGISKENQSKLFQNFSQVDASTTRVYGGTGLGLAICKGLCELMGGTIWLESIKEKGSVFFFTFTAQNLDENQKLKLNKPSFIFDSFMEKKYPLNILVVEDNKINYQVINGILEKFGYKPDLATNGIIALEKIDTNNYDLIFMDSHMPELDGFEATKLIIKKYEKLNKKRPRIIALTASSMKEDKDHCFSIGMDGFLSKPILIESLFQEIEKCFLNIEKEYNLNFKNENSKLSFNLNSFLNNFHGIEDLAYITIGNFVKLLPSYKNKIDQAIKNKNAFDIEYSAHNFKSALSYINAEKSLFIVEKIEKMGRENKVDLAINLYEELINELDNLMSELMNYEQKKEK
- a CDS encoding response regulator — translated: MTYLKDHLVLVVDDEPDLREMLVSELQSIDTKTREAKNGKEGIHIVKSEKIDLIISDVRMPGGNGIELLDETKKLNLRKPIFLFITAFSDVTREEIHAHGAEGLISKPFDLPDLIKNLEWLCSPSHERYAIKPSSQIEIEIKINQDPNEKTPFLMGRGGALIPTGKNLLEAGIFIQLDITFLNGKKIIGIAEVLWNGNSNTNGEYCAGVEFKYFNDETRGFAIETLEKCNSIAYVPERSEKFDS